In Streptomyces sp. NBC_01707, a genomic segment contains:
- a CDS encoding NADP-dependent oxidoreductase gives MRAISQDAYGTPDVLREVRLPKPVPGPSQVLVAVRAAGVNPTDWKHRANPRFLDRLPLVLGWDVSGVVEAVGYGVTLFKPGDEVFGMLPYPYGVGSHAEYVIAPARALAHKPAGIDHVQAGALPLAALTAYQALVDTAEVRAGHRVLIHAAAGGVGHLAVQIAKSLGAYVIGTASAPKHDFVREIGADEVIDYRTVDFADAVRDIDMVLDPLSGETRARSLDVLRPGGILVSLLDGGSPQEAAKAAELGIRVETLLVEHDHAGMEAIADLVEAGSLRAHVEATFPLGDAAKAHELGETGRTTGKIVLVVE, from the coding sequence ATGCGCGCGATCAGTCAGGACGCCTACGGAACCCCGGACGTACTCAGGGAAGTCCGGCTCCCGAAACCCGTCCCGGGCCCGAGCCAGGTTCTGGTCGCCGTCCGGGCGGCCGGCGTCAACCCCACCGACTGGAAGCACCGGGCGAACCCCAGGTTCCTCGACCGCCTTCCGCTCGTTCTCGGCTGGGACGTCTCCGGCGTCGTCGAGGCCGTCGGCTACGGAGTCACCCTCTTCAAGCCGGGCGACGAGGTCTTCGGCATGCTGCCGTACCCGTACGGCGTCGGCTCCCACGCCGAATACGTGATCGCCCCCGCCCGTGCCCTCGCCCACAAGCCGGCCGGCATCGATCACGTCCAGGCGGGCGCACTTCCGCTCGCCGCCCTCACCGCCTACCAGGCACTCGTCGACACCGCCGAGGTCCGGGCCGGGCACCGCGTCCTCATCCACGCCGCCGCCGGCGGCGTCGGCCACCTCGCCGTGCAGATCGCCAAGTCCCTCGGCGCGTACGTGATCGGCACCGCGAGCGCGCCCAAGCACGACTTCGTACGCGAGATCGGTGCGGACGAAGTCATCGACTACCGCACCGTCGACTTCGCCGACGCCGTCCGGGACATCGACATGGTCCTCGACCCCCTTTCCGGTGAGACCCGCGCCCGTTCCCTCGACGTACTCCGCCCCGGCGGCATCCTCGTCTCCCTCCTGGACGGCGGCTCGCCGCAGGAGGCGGCGAAGGCAGCCGAGCTGGGCATCCGCGTCGAGACACTCCTCGTCGAGCACGACCACGCGGGCATGGAGGCGATCGCGGATCTCGTCGAGGCCGGCTCTCTCCGCGCCCATGTCGAGGCCACCTTCCCCCTCGGGGATGCGGCCAAGGCCCACGAGCTGGGGGAGACCGGCCGAACGACCGGCAAGATCGTCCTGGTCGTGGAGTAG
- a CDS encoding MerR family transcriptional regulator, with translation MLRTVFLSRIGEAQERVRPGGRLGSALEPPATGGSSVVDVIGKDTTGRRWSIGDLAHASGLTVRALYHYDEIGLLSASERTASGHRRYTEGDLRRLYRIRALRALGLSLEQIAGVLEDSSSDDLLSLRDLLADQLRNLQEQAEHIDRLRNRIHGLVRQLDESSMPDPDQFMTTLEMISVYETGFTREQREQLAERRAELGPDAVEAAKSRWAELVEQLLGHVRDNTPVDDPQVQDLVRRWDELGATFHAVGEQGERTKAAARRMWQDNSAELGRSLPWPADRMTALVGYLERARQAR, from the coding sequence GTGCTGCGCACTGTGTTCCTCAGCCGGATCGGCGAGGCCCAGGAGCGGGTCCGTCCCGGCGGCCGCCTGGGGAGCGCCCTTGAACCTCCCGCGACGGGAGGTTCTAGCGTGGTCGACGTGATCGGGAAGGACACCACCGGACGACGGTGGAGCATCGGAGACCTCGCGCACGCGAGCGGGCTGACCGTGCGCGCGCTGTACCACTACGACGAGATCGGTCTGCTGAGCGCGAGCGAGCGTACCGCCTCAGGGCACCGCCGCTACACCGAAGGTGATCTGCGGCGGCTGTACCGGATCCGGGCGCTGCGTGCCCTCGGGCTGTCGCTGGAGCAGATCGCGGGCGTGCTCGAGGACTCCTCGTCGGACGATCTGCTGTCGTTGCGCGACCTGCTGGCCGATCAGCTTCGCAACTTGCAGGAGCAGGCCGAACACATCGACCGGCTCCGTAACCGGATTCACGGCTTGGTGCGTCAGCTGGACGAATCGTCGATGCCCGATCCGGATCAATTCATGACGACCTTGGAGATGATCTCGGTGTACGAGACCGGTTTCACGCGGGAGCAGCGGGAGCAACTGGCCGAGCGCAGGGCCGAACTCGGCCCTGACGCCGTGGAGGCGGCCAAGAGCCGATGGGCGGAGCTGGTCGAACAGCTTCTCGGCCATGTGCGGGACAACACCCCCGTCGACGATCCGCAGGTGCAGGACCTCGTCCGGCGCTGGGACGAACTGGGTGCCACGTTCCACGCCGTCGGCGAGCAGGGCGAACGTACCAAGGCCGCGGCTCGGCGCATGTGGCAGGACAACAGCGCCGAGCTCGGCCGGAGTCTGCCCTGGCCCGCAGACCGGATGACCGCTCTGGTCGGCTATCTGGAACGGGCGCGGCAGGCCCGCTGA
- a CDS encoding DEAD/DEAH box helicase, translated as MTRSARTNAPTGEFALPDTVTPALPAAAAFADLDLPLALLETLTGLGVHHPFPIQAATLPNSLAGRDVLGRGRTGSGKTLAFGLALLTRIASRRAEPKQPLGLILVPTRELAQQVGEALAPYAQALKLRMVTVVGGISIGRQAGALRAGAEVVVATPGRLHDLIERKDCRLDRVRIIVLDEADQMCDMGFLPQVTELLDQVRPDGQRMLFSATLDRDVDLLVRRYLHDPVVHSVDPSAGAVTTMEHHVLTVHGADRYAVTTEIAARDGRVLLFLDTKHAVDQLTKHLRASGVRAAALHSGKSQPQRTRTLAQFKNGQVTALVATNVAARGLHVDDLDLVVNVDPPSDHKDYLHRAGRTARAGESGSVVTLVPSSGRREMSRLMADAGITPKITAVRSGEAGLSRITGARTPSGVPLDGGPAAARPKSGNAPFRGIGTPRGESGRTGGGSRRGGDARKMAEARRAARVRRGSE; from the coding sequence ATGACGCGCTCAGCCCGCACGAACGCCCCGACGGGTGAATTCGCCCTGCCGGACACGGTCACCCCGGCCCTCCCGGCTGCGGCGGCCTTCGCCGACCTGGACCTGCCGCTCGCCCTGCTGGAGACGCTCACCGGCCTCGGCGTGCACCACCCGTTCCCGATTCAGGCCGCGACGCTGCCGAACTCCCTCGCCGGCCGGGACGTCCTTGGTCGCGGGCGCACCGGATCGGGCAAGACTCTGGCCTTCGGCCTGGCGCTGCTCACGCGGATCGCGAGCCGGCGTGCGGAGCCGAAGCAGCCGCTCGGGCTGATTCTCGTCCCCACCAGGGAGCTGGCCCAGCAGGTCGGCGAGGCGCTGGCACCGTACGCCCAGGCTCTGAAGCTGCGGATGGTCACAGTGGTCGGAGGGATATCGATCGGCAGGCAGGCCGGTGCGCTGCGGGCCGGGGCCGAGGTCGTCGTAGCGACCCCCGGGCGCCTCCACGACCTCATCGAGCGCAAGGACTGCCGTCTGGACCGGGTGCGTATCATCGTGCTGGACGAGGCCGACCAGATGTGCGACATGGGATTTCTGCCCCAGGTCACCGAACTGCTCGATCAGGTGCGCCCCGACGGGCAGCGCATGCTGTTCTCGGCGACCTTGGACCGCGATGTCGACCTGCTGGTCCGCCGCTACCTCCACGACCCGGTGGTCCACTCCGTCGACCCGTCGGCGGGGGCGGTCACGACGATGGAACACCATGTGCTGACCGTCCACGGTGCCGACCGGTACGCGGTCACGACCGAGATCGCGGCCCGCGACGGCCGGGTGCTGCTTTTCCTGGACACCAAGCATGCGGTCGACCAACTGACCAAGCATCTGCGGGCCAGCGGTGTCCGTGCGGCCGCGCTGCACAGCGGAAAGTCCCAGCCCCAGCGCACGCGCACCCTCGCCCAGTTCAAGAACGGTCAGGTCACCGCGCTGGTGGCCACCAATGTCGCCGCCCGGGGCCTGCACGTGGACGACCTCGACCTGGTGGTCAATGTCGACCCGCCGAGCGACCACAAGGACTATCTGCACCGTGCAGGGCGCACCGCCCGTGCCGGTGAGTCCGGCAGCGTCGTCACCCTGGTCCCTTCGAGCGGGCGCCGCGAGATGAGCAGGCTCATGGCTGACGCCGGCATCACGCCGAAGATCACCGCGGTCCGCTCGGGCGAGGCGGGACTGAGCCGGATCACCGGTGCCCGGACGCCCTCCGGCGTTCCTCTCGACGGCGGTCCTGCCGCAGCGCGCCCGAAGAGCGGCAACGCCCCGTTCCGCGGCATCGGCACCCCCCGGGGCGAGTCCGGGCGCACCGGTGGCGGGTCCCGTCGGGGCGGGGACGCCCGCAAGATGGCCGAGGCCCGCAGGGCCGCACGGGTGCGCCGCGGCTCCGAGTAG
- a CDS encoding L-threonylcarbamoyladenylate synthase, translating to MAKYFDVHPDNPQRRAISSVADSIRSGALVAYPTDSCYALGCQLGNRDGISRIRSIRNLDDRHHFTLVCEDFAQLGQFVHIDNDVFRAIKAATPGSYTFILPATKEVPRQLLHPKKKTVGVRIPDHAVAQALVAELGEPLLSSTLLLPDEDEPLTQGWEIKERLDHVVDAVVDSGDCGTEPTTVIDFSDGEAEIVRRGAGDTTRFE from the coding sequence ATGGCAAAGTACTTTGACGTGCACCCCGACAATCCCCAGCGGCGCGCGATCAGCAGCGTGGCTGACAGCATCCGCTCCGGTGCGCTCGTCGCGTACCCGACGGACTCCTGTTATGCCCTGGGATGCCAGCTGGGCAACCGTGACGGCATCAGCCGCATCCGGTCGATCCGTAACCTCGACGATCGTCACCACTTCACCCTTGTGTGCGAGGACTTCGCGCAGCTGGGCCAGTTCGTGCACATCGACAACGACGTGTTTCGCGCGATCAAGGCGGCCACGCCCGGCAGCTACACCTTCATCCTCCCTGCGACGAAGGAGGTGCCGCGCCAGCTGCTGCACCCCAAGAAGAAGACGGTCGGAGTCCGTATTCCCGACCATGCTGTCGCTCAGGCCCTGGTCGCCGAGCTCGGTGAGCCGCTGCTGTCCAGCACTCTGCTCCTTCCCGACGAGGACGAGCCGTTGACGCAGGGCTGGGAGATCAAGGAGCGGCTCGACCACGTGGTGGATGCCGTGGTCGACTCGGGAGACTGCGGTACCGAACCGACCACGGTCATCGACTTCTCCGACGGCGAAGCGGAGATCGTACGCCGAGGAGCAGGCGACACCACACGCTTCGAGTAG
- a CDS encoding glutamate synthase subunit beta, giving the protein MTDPHGFLKVPRRPVPARPVEERLGDWREVYAGQARLPLVSEQAGRCMDCGIPFCHSGCPLGNLIPEWNAYAAKNDWWAAAERLHATNNFPEFTGRLCPAPCEDACVLTINADPVTIKNVEQAIADEIWARGYAPPRPPERLSGKTVAVIGSGPAGLAAAQQLTRIGHTVAVYERADRVGGLLRYGIPAFKMEKQHLNRRIEQMRSEGTKFRTGVDVGSDLDAVELTRRHDAVVVAVGARGQRELPVPGRDLHGIHQAMDYLTFANRVGEGDYVSSPVTAEGRHVVIIGGGDTGSDCLGTALRQGASSVVQLDINPEPGEARRDTEPWPTYPKVYRISHAHAEGRERDGADPRVFSSATLRLEGDRHGHVRGLRLAEVEPEGRRPRPETEHVISADLVLLALGFYGPERGTGLMKQLALTLDDRGNFARDAGFAAETAERARSPEPTVRTGTEGVFIAGDAGRGQSLVVWAIAEGRSAAAAADRYLSGCTELPAPVAPSDRPMVA; this is encoded by the coding sequence ATGACCGACCCCCACGGCTTTCTCAAAGTTCCCCGCCGGCCTGTTCCGGCGCGCCCCGTCGAGGAACGGCTGGGCGACTGGAGGGAGGTCTATGCGGGGCAGGCACGGCTTCCGCTCGTGTCCGAGCAGGCGGGGCGCTGCATGGACTGCGGCATACCTTTCTGTCACAGCGGCTGTCCGCTGGGGAATCTGATCCCCGAGTGGAACGCGTACGCGGCGAAGAACGACTGGTGGGCCGCCGCCGAGCGACTGCACGCGACGAACAATTTCCCGGAGTTCACCGGGCGGCTGTGCCCGGCCCCATGTGAGGACGCCTGCGTGCTCACCATCAATGCCGATCCGGTGACGATCAAGAACGTCGAGCAGGCGATCGCGGACGAGATCTGGGCGCGCGGGTACGCGCCACCACGACCACCCGAGCGGCTCAGCGGGAAGACCGTCGCCGTCATCGGCTCCGGACCGGCCGGACTGGCGGCAGCACAACAACTCACCCGTATCGGTCACACCGTCGCCGTGTACGAGCGCGCCGACCGCGTCGGTGGACTGCTGCGCTACGGCATACCCGCGTTCAAGATGGAGAAGCAGCACTTGAACCGCCGCATCGAGCAGATGCGGTCGGAGGGCACGAAGTTCCGCACGGGTGTCGACGTCGGCAGCGATCTCGACGCCGTCGAGCTCACAAGACGTCATGACGCGGTGGTCGTGGCCGTCGGAGCCAGGGGACAACGGGAGCTGCCTGTCCCCGGCCGGGACCTGCACGGCATCCATCAGGCCATGGACTACCTGACCTTCGCCAACCGGGTCGGGGAGGGCGACTACGTCTCGTCCCCCGTCACGGCCGAGGGCAGGCACGTGGTGATCATCGGAGGCGGGGACACCGGCTCGGACTGTCTGGGCACCGCCCTGCGTCAGGGCGCGTCGTCCGTGGTGCAGCTGGACATCAATCCGGAGCCGGGCGAGGCCCGGCGGGACACCGAGCCCTGGCCCACGTATCCGAAGGTCTACCGGATCTCCCATGCGCATGCGGAGGGCCGGGAACGGGACGGTGCGGACCCACGTGTCTTCTCCTCCGCCACCCTCCGTCTCGAAGGGGACCGGCACGGCCACGTGCGCGGCCTACGCCTGGCGGAAGTGGAACCCGAGGGCAGAAGGCCGCGGCCGGAGACCGAGCACGTGATCTCGGCGGATCTGGTCCTGCTCGCGCTCGGCTTCTACGGTCCCGAACGGGGCACCGGTCTGATGAAGCAGCTCGCGCTCACGCTGGACGACCGGGGCAACTTCGCCCGGGATGCCGGCTTCGCCGCCGAAACGGCGGAGCGGGCCCGGAGCCCCGAGCCGACGGTCCGCACCGGGACGGAAGGGGTCTTCATCGCCGGCGACGCGGGACGTGGCCAGTCCCTCGTGGTGTGGGCCATCGCAGAAGGACGGTCCGCCGCGGCCGCGGCGGACCGCTATCTGAGCGGCTGCACAGAGCTGCCGGCCCCCGTCGCCCCGAGCGACCGCCCCATGGTGGCGTGA
- a CDS encoding cytochrome P450 — MPPDTLFERITDYANRADPYPLYAELRENGVSQQGDGSFLVGTYHEIAALLHDPRISSDLRNRTEPDPLLARSDDMPPAFIGVDDPEHDRLRRIAMRPFGPPHTPGRIDALQGDITRIAEDLIQAFRGKDRIDLVDDFAYPLPVTVICGLLGVPRDDVPRIRAWTNTIIAGFDFSHGEDPEQRRQSAMQARDEMAHYLGDLAEERRGHPSGDMLSALANDEGPEGRLTQPELMATAVLLLIAGHETTVNLITNGMLTLLRHPDMLAKLRAAPELMPRAVEELLRYEPPVQFLPQRSPLTDIEVAGVTIPKGASLILVLASGNRDPLRFDDPDRFDPMREDNQHFGFGSGIHNCFGAPLARVEAQIALTALVRSLDDPRLVEDPPPYRRSPVLRGPRHLMIQHAAGT, encoded by the coding sequence ATGCCCCCGGACACGCTCTTTGAACGCATCACCGACTACGCGAACCGCGCCGACCCGTATCCGCTCTACGCAGAACTCCGCGAGAACGGCGTGTCACAACAGGGCGACGGAAGCTTCCTGGTGGGCACCTACCATGAGATCGCCGCCCTGCTCCACGACCCGCGGATCAGTTCGGACCTGCGTAACCGAACGGAACCGGACCCGCTGCTGGCCAGGTCGGACGACATGCCGCCGGCCTTCATCGGCGTCGACGACCCCGAACACGACCGGCTCCGCCGCATCGCCATGCGTCCTTTCGGTCCGCCGCACACCCCGGGACGGATCGACGCCCTGCAGGGCGACATCACCCGGATCGCCGAGGATCTGATCCAGGCGTTCCGGGGCAAGGACCGGATCGACCTCGTCGACGATTTCGCCTACCCGCTGCCCGTCACCGTGATCTGCGGGCTCCTGGGCGTGCCCCGGGACGATGTGCCCCGCATCCGCGCCTGGACGAACACGATCATCGCCGGCTTCGACTTCAGTCACGGTGAGGACCCGGAGCAGCGTCGGCAGTCGGCCATGCAGGCGCGGGACGAAATGGCGCACTACCTGGGGGATCTCGCCGAAGAGCGTCGTGGCCACCCGTCCGGCGACATGCTCTCCGCCCTGGCCAACGACGAAGGGCCCGAAGGCCGTCTCACCCAGCCGGAACTGATGGCCACAGCCGTACTGCTGCTCATCGCCGGACACGAGACGACCGTCAACCTGATCACCAACGGCATGCTCACCCTCCTGCGCCACCCCGACATGCTGGCGAAGTTGCGCGCCGCGCCCGAACTCATGCCGAGGGCCGTGGAGGAACTGCTGCGCTACGAGCCTCCCGTCCAGTTCCTGCCACAGCGCTCACCGCTCACGGATATCGAAGTCGCGGGGGTCACCATCCCCAAGGGTGCCTCTCTGATCCTTGTGCTGGCCTCCGGCAACCGGGACCCACTGAGGTTCGACGACCCGGACCGTTTCGACCCGATGCGTGAGGACAATCAGCACTTCGGCTTCGGCAGTGGCATCCACAACTGCTTCGGCGCCCCGCTCGCCCGTGTCGAAGCACAGATCGCGCTCACTGCGCTCGTGCGCAGCCTCGACGACCCCCGCCTGGTCGAGGACCCACCCCCGTACCGGCGCAGTCCCGTGCTGCGCGGTCCCCGGCATCTCATGATCCAGCACGCCGCAGGAACGTAG
- a CDS encoding NAD(P)/FAD-dependent oxidoreductase, which translates to MSGVGRIVVVGASLAGLRAAETLRDEGFAGSLTLVGEEPHPPYDRPPLSKQVLLGRVHAHDVGLPSRREVDARWKLGVRAVGVDPIKKRVLLADGEELPFDRLLIATGTRARPWANSDEARLDGVLTLRTNDDAARLAELLDAGPRRVLVIGAGFIGSEIASACRERGLDVTVAERGPSPLVGALGGTLGSYAGRLQRAHGVDLRCGVTVTALKGSNGRLTGAEFSDGRRIDADVAVVALGAIRNTEWLDGSGLAAGPRGVACDAGCRAFDMYGIVTDDVFVAGDVARFPHPLFEYQMLSLEHWGNAVAQAEVAAHNMISPGPGRRPHLSVPAFWSSQFGLNIKSVGVPTFSDQVVIAQGSLREDRFVAVYGYRGRVTAAVSVNRAKWLEHYQYLIETAAPFPPAPGAADRSGSSAPVPSDVPSPQLLSHGPTVALTGHLPDRHLILVRAESPPTAAHAR; encoded by the coding sequence GTGAGCGGCGTCGGCCGGATCGTCGTCGTCGGTGCGTCGTTGGCCGGTCTCCGCGCCGCCGAGACGTTGCGTGACGAAGGCTTCGCCGGGTCACTGACCCTTGTGGGGGAGGAACCCCACCCTCCTTACGACAGACCACCGCTGTCCAAGCAGGTGCTGCTCGGGCGGGTGCACGCGCACGACGTCGGTCTGCCGAGCCGCCGCGAGGTGGACGCGCGATGGAAGCTCGGTGTACGTGCCGTCGGGGTCGATCCGATCAAGAAGCGGGTGCTGCTCGCCGACGGCGAGGAACTTCCCTTCGACCGGCTGCTGATCGCCACCGGGACCCGGGCCCGCCCCTGGGCGAACTCGGACGAAGCCCGCCTGGACGGCGTACTCACCCTGCGTACGAATGACGACGCGGCCCGCCTGGCCGAACTCCTCGATGCCGGTCCGCGCCGGGTCCTGGTGATCGGCGCCGGATTCATCGGCTCGGAGATCGCGTCAGCCTGCCGGGAACGCGGTCTCGACGTGACGGTCGCCGAGCGCGGACCCTCGCCTCTCGTCGGCGCGCTCGGCGGGACACTCGGCAGCTATGCGGGGCGGCTGCAGCGTGCACACGGGGTCGACCTGCGCTGCGGCGTGACCGTCACCGCTCTGAAGGGCAGCAACGGCCGGCTCACCGGTGCCGAGTTCTCCGACGGCCGCCGGATCGACGCCGATGTCGCCGTGGTCGCGTTGGGAGCCATCCGCAACACCGAATGGCTGGACGGATCAGGTCTGGCCGCGGGCCCTCGAGGCGTCGCCTGCGACGCGGGGTGCCGCGCCTTCGACATGTACGGGATCGTGACCGACGACGTCTTCGTCGCCGGAGACGTGGCCCGCTTCCCGCATCCCCTCTTCGAGTACCAGATGCTCTCCCTCGAACACTGGGGCAACGCGGTCGCACAGGCCGAAGTGGCGGCCCACAACATGATCAGCCCGGGACCGGGCAGGCGCCCGCACCTGTCGGTGCCCGCCTTCTGGTCCAGCCAGTTCGGCCTCAACATCAAGTCCGTGGGCGTACCGACCTTCTCCGATCAAGTGGTCATCGCCCAGGGCTCGTTGCGCGAGGACCGGTTCGTTGCCGTCTACGGCTACCGGGGACGTGTCACCGCGGCGGTCAGTGTGAACCGCGCCAAGTGGCTGGAGCACTACCAGTACCTCATCGAGACGGCGGCACCGTTCCCGCCCGCCCCGGGTGCCGCCGACCGGTCCGGCTCATCCGCGCCCGTCCCCTCCGACGTGCCGTCCCCCCAACTGCTCTCGCACGGTCCGACCGTGGCTCTCACCGGTCATCTGCCGGACCGGCACCTGATTCTGGTGCGGGCCGAATCACCCCCGACCGCCGCCCACGCTCGATGA
- a CDS encoding ferredoxin, with the protein MQIVVDLNRCQGYAQCVFLAPQVFELHGEEALMFTPTVPEDQHARVRRAAAACPVQAILVGELAGVGAP; encoded by the coding sequence ATGCAGATCGTTGTCGACCTCAATCGCTGCCAGGGGTATGCGCAGTGCGTCTTTCTCGCACCGCAGGTGTTCGAGTTGCATGGCGAGGAGGCCCTGATGTTCACGCCGACCGTGCCCGAAGACCAGCATGCGCGCGTCCGCCGGGCAGCGGCGGCCTGCCCGGTACAGGCCATCCTCGTCGGCGAGCTCGCGGGCGTCGGCGCTCCGTGA
- a CDS encoding VOC family protein, whose protein sequence is MAVRRVVPNIQSEAVQESRAFYGLLGLEEVMNHGWIMTLASPSAPTAQVSFMTDDRTAPVVPDMSVEVDDVDAAYAVVRDSGAEILHPLQDEEWGVRRFFVRDPNGRVVNVLGHR, encoded by the coding sequence ATGGCCGTTCGCCGTGTCGTGCCCAACATCCAGTCGGAAGCCGTACAGGAGAGCCGCGCCTTCTACGGTCTGCTGGGCCTCGAAGAGGTCATGAACCATGGCTGGATCATGACGCTTGCCTCTCCCTCCGCTCCGACGGCACAGGTCAGCTTCATGACGGACGACAGGACCGCACCGGTCGTGCCCGACATGAGCGTCGAGGTGGACGATGTGGACGCGGCATACGCGGTCGTGCGTGACAGCGGTGCGGAGATCCTGCACCCGTTGCAGGACGAGGAATGGGGAGTGCGCCGGTTCTTCGTCCGTGACCCCAACGGTCGGGTCGTCAACGTGCTGGGCCACCGTTAG
- a CDS encoding YitT family protein: protein MEQKNTDRREREFRRRHEERTAAPPVPMTRPSPPPLTYVPFGEHLRRRLPQLFVGLALYGFSLSLTVRASLGVNPWSVLNEGLEQHTSLSFGTITGAVGVLVLLLWIPLRQRPTFGTVANIVVLAGSSDLGLLLIPENLGFPARVGLLVGGVFLNGLSVAVYVGARFGPGPRDGLMTGVSAATGHSIRLVRTLIEITVLGVGWLLGGSVGVGTVLYALAVGPTTQFFMSWFAYRSTAERTPAEARSGRATPTAPVKPERDARKRLNDGDSVTPVRGEGP, encoded by the coding sequence ATGGAGCAGAAGAACACGGACCGCCGCGAGCGCGAATTCCGGCGCCGTCACGAGGAACGCACTGCCGCTCCGCCGGTGCCCATGACGCGTCCCTCCCCGCCGCCCCTCACGTACGTCCCGTTCGGCGAGCACCTGCGCAGGCGCCTTCCCCAGCTGTTCGTCGGCCTCGCCCTGTACGGGTTCAGCCTCTCGCTCACGGTGCGCGCCTCGCTGGGCGTCAATCCCTGGAGCGTCCTCAACGAGGGTCTGGAGCAGCACACCTCCCTGAGCTTCGGCACGATCACAGGCGCCGTCGGTGTTCTCGTGCTCCTGCTGTGGATCCCGCTCAGGCAGAGGCCGACGTTCGGCACCGTCGCGAACATCGTCGTCCTGGCGGGCTCGTCCGACCTCGGCCTCCTGCTCATCCCCGAGAACCTCGGATTCCCTGCCCGGGTCGGCCTGCTCGTCGGGGGTGTCTTCCTCAATGGGTTGTCAGTCGCCGTCTACGTCGGCGCGCGCTTCGGCCCAGGCCCCCGTGACGGGTTGATGACCGGGGTGTCCGCCGCAACCGGGCACTCCATCCGGCTCGTCCGCACCCTGATCGAGATCACCGTGCTCGGCGTGGGCTGGCTGCTCGGCGGGAGCGTGGGCGTCGGCACGGTGCTGTACGCCCTCGCGGTCGGCCCGACCACGCAGTTCTTCATGTCGTGGTTCGCCTACAGGAGCACTGCCGAACGCACCCCGGCGGAAGCACGATCCGGGAGGGCCACTCCGACTGCACCGGTCAAGCCTGAGAGGGACGCGCGGAAGCGGCTGAATGACGGTGACTCAGTCACCCCTGTTCGGGGCGAGGGCCCATAG